In the Ipomoea triloba cultivar NCNSP0323 chromosome 6, ASM357664v1 genome, one interval contains:
- the LOC116021998 gene encoding flavone 3'-O-methyltransferase 1-like yields the protein MGSESESAQNNARLTIMELANMISVPMCLNAVVRLNVADAIWQGGSNAPLSASEILSSVLPSGGGDAQNLQRILRMLTSYGVFREHINADASERRYSLGEVGKTLVTDKDGLSYGAYVLQHHQDALMKAWPLVHQAVVDSSSEPFAKANGEPAYSYYGKKPEMNDIMLKAMSGVAVPFMKAFLDGYHGFQGVTRLVDVGGSAGDCLRMILEKHPSITEGINFDLPEVVQKAPNIPGITHVGGDMFKSIPNGDAIFMKWMITTWMDEEVKAILKSCYGALPQGGKLIACEPVLPNQTDDTQRTRLLLEGDIFVMTIYRAKGRHRTEEEYRQLGLSVGFSSFRAFYIDFFFAVLEFQK from the exons ATGGGGAGTGAATCCGAAAGCGCCCAAAACAACGCAAGATTAACGATAATGGAGCTAGCCAACATGATTAGCGTACCCATGTGCTTGAATGCCGTCGTTCGACTGAACGTCGCCGATGCCATTTGGCAAGGTGGATCCAACGCGCCGCTCTCCGCCTCCGAGATACTCTCCTCCGTCCTCCCTTCCGGCGGCGGCGACGCCCAAAACCTCCAGCGCATCCTCCGCATGCTCACCAGCTACGGCGTCTTCCGCGAACATATAAATGCCGATGCCTCAGAGAGAAG GTATTCGTTGGGTGAGGTGGGCAAAACCCTAGTGACCGACAAGGATGGGTTATCGTACGGAGCGTATGTGCTGCAGCACCACCAGGATGCGCTGATGAAGGCGTGGCCGCTGGTGCACCAGGCGGTGGTGGATTCCTCATCGGAGCCGTTTGCGAAAGCCAACGGCGAGCCGGCGTACAGTTACTACGGGAAGAAGCCGGAGATGAACGACATAATGCTGAAGGCCATGTCCGGAGTTGCTGTTCCGTTCATGAAGGCGTTCCTGGACGGCTACCATGGGTTCCAAGGTGTAACGCGATTGGTGGATGTGGGAGGGAGCGCCGGAGATTGCCTCAGGATGATCTTGGAGAAGCATCCTAGTATTACGGAAGGAATTAACTTCGATTTGCCTGAGGTTGTTCAGAAGGCTCCCAACATACCTG GTATAACCCACGTTGGTGGTGACATGTTCAAATCCATACCTAATGGTGATGCCATTTTCATGAAG TGGATGATAACAACATGGATGGATGAAGAGGTGAAGGCGATCTTGAAGAGCTGCTATGGTGCACTTCCACAAGGAGGAAAGTTGATTGCTTGCGAGCCAGTTTTGCCCAACCAAACTGACGACACTCAAAGAACAAGACTCCTCCTTGAAGGAGACATCTTTGTGATGACAATCTATAGGGCCAAGGGAAGACACCGGACCGAGGAAGAGTACCGGCAGCTCGGCCTGTCGGTCGGGTTTAGCAGTTTCCGGGCGTTCTACATAGATTTCTTCTTTGCCGTCTTAGAATTTCAGAAGTAG
- the LOC116023408 gene encoding uncharacterized protein LOC116023408 produces MRQPLGYTDIQLPDYVCLLKQSLYDSACVDLLVYVDDILVIVNDPKLVNDLLLKLSTAFKIRDLGEPGFFLGIEMVKNGNAINLSQQRYMTDILKRAGMAECKPLATPISTTKVSSLISIADLQPTMSAYACTYGLTLRAPQTGVAASCPDDRKPTSGYVVFLGTNLVSWVCKKQRTFARSSKKRNIKLWLMSVLK; encoded by the exons ATGCGACAACCACTTGGTTATACTGATATTCAATTGCCTGATTATGTGTGTCTGTTAAAACAATCtttatatg ATTCTGCATGTGTAGACCTActggtttatgttgatgatattcttgtgATTGTGAATGATCCTAAACTTGTGAATGATCTGTTGTTGAAATTATCTACTGCATTCAAGATTAGGGATCTTGGTGAACCaggtttctttcttggtattgagatGGTAAAGAATGGTAATGCTATTAATCTTTCACAACAAAGATATATGACTGATATATTGAAACGTGCTGGTATGGCTGAATGCAAACCTTTGGCTACTCCTATATCTACTACGAAAGTGTCTTCCTTGATTTCTATTGCAGATCT TCAACCAACTATGTCAGCATATGCATGCACCTACGGTCTCACACTGAGAGCTCCTCAAACGGGTGTTGCG GCTAGTTGTCCTGATGACCGTAAGCCTACTAGTGGTTATGTTGTGTTTTTGGGAACCAATCTTGTATCATGGGTgtgtaagaaacaaagaacaTTTGCTAGATCTTCTAAGAAGCGGAATATAAAGCTCTGGCTGATGTCTGTGCTGAAGTAA
- the LOC116023044 gene encoding CHD3-type chromatin-remodeling factor PICKLE-like, whose translation MVQMTKKKMVLEHLVVGRLKAQNINHEELDDIIRYGSKELFADDNDETGKSRQIHYDNAAIDRLLNREQAGDEETVLDEEEEETFLKAFKVRVAMVGKYTGLSDSYLSGLKLTALDFSWLKSEGNVEATGRIILLNLVKVRGLSVLFWMLV comes from the exons ATGGTGCAGATGACTAAGAAGAAAATGGTTTTAGAACATCTAGTTGTTGGGAGGCTCAAGGCTCAAAATATTAACCAC GAAGAACTTGACGATATCATTAGGTATGGGTCAAAGGAGTTATTTGCTGATGACAATGATGAAACAGGAAAATCCAGACAAATTCATTATGATAATGCTGCTATAGATAG ATTACTGAACCGTGAACAAGCTGGAGATGAGGAAACTGTCttggatgaagaagaagaagaaactttTTTGAAGGCCTTTAAG GTAAGAGTCGCTATGGTTGGAAAGTACACGGGCCTGTCAGATTCTTACCTCTCTGGACTGAAG CTTACTGCATTGGACTTCTCTTGGCTGAAGAGTGAAGGAAATGTTGAG GCCACTGGAAGGATTATTCTGTTGAACCTGGTGAAAGTAAGAGGCCTTTCTGTGCTCTTTTGGATGTTGGTCTAA
- the LOC116021789 gene encoding UDP-glycosyltransferase 73C4-like, with product MVEEQFHFVLLPFMAQGHTIPMIDLAKLLANLGVRVTILQTPQNASRVKSVIVRAQESGLPIQILQISFPCTEVGLPEGCENVDLLPSFDLMVQFYEAVRMLQPQVEGLLREMKPSPSCIIADMNFPWATNVAQRLKIPRIVFNGMCCFSLLCLHNIRNWSGIESVESESVYFQVPGLPDSIEVTKAQISQMFTPSSAGQKDIAKEIEDAEGNALGIVINSFEELESEYTKEFEKAKGKKVWSIGPVSLCNKEDSDMVERGNKATIDKHQCLKWLDSKETTSVLYVCLGSLARLPTSQMIELGLALESSKRPFIWVIKHISNEFQNWLQRETYEERVKGQGLIIFGWAPQVLVLSHPSVGGFLNHCGWNSTLEAITSGVPLITWPMFGEQFLNERLVVDVLKTGVRAGVELPVLVGREEETGVQVNRDDIALAIEKVLGGGEEAEMRRKRMKGLAEMARTAVEEGGSSFLNIAKLIQDVAEETNTLKSV from the exons ATGGTAGAAGAgcagtttcattttgttttgcTTCCATTTATGGCCCAAGGCCATACGATCCCCATGATAGACTTGGCCAAGTTACTGGCAAACTTGGGGGTTAGAGTTACAATTCTCCAAACACCCCAAAATGCCAGCAGAGTCAAATCTGTGATTGTTCGTGCGCAAGAATCAGGGCTGCCAATCCAAATTCTCCAGATTAGCTTTCCCTGCACAGAGGTGGGGTTACCTGAGGGCTGTGAGAATGTGGATTTGCTTCCTTCTTTTGATCTGATGGTTCAATTCTATGAAGCAGTTAGGATGCTTCAACCTCAAGTTGAGGGGTTGCTGAGAGAGATGAAGCCATCCCCGAGCTGCATAATTGCTGATATGAACTTTCCATGGGCAACCAATGTTGCCCAGAGGCTTAAAATCCCAAGAATTGTTTTCAACGGGATGTGTTGCTTCTCTCTGTTGTGCCTGCACAACATAAGGAACTGGAGTGGTATTGAAAGTGTAGAGTCCGAGTCAGTATACTTTCAG GTGCCTGGACTGCCTGACAGTATTGAAGTAACCAAAGCTCAGATCTCACAAATGTTCACTCCAAGCTCCGCTGGACAGAAGGACATTGCCAAAGAAATAGAAGATGCAGAGGGTAACGCTTTGGGGATTGTGATAAACTCATTTGAGGAGCTGGAATCGGAGTACACCAAAGAATTCGAGAAAGCCAAAGGGAAGAAAGTTTGGAGCATTGGCCCTGTTTCTCTGTGCAACAAGGAGGATTCGGACATGGTTGAAAGAGGAAACAAGGCCACCATTGATAAGCACCAGTGCTTAAAATGGCTGGATTCCAAGGAAACCACCTCTGTCCTCTACGTCTGCCTCGGAAGCCTAGCGCGATTGCCGACTTCTCAGATGATAGAGCTTGGGCTTGCACTGGAGTCATCAAAACGCCCCTTCATTTGGGTTATTAAGCACATTTCTAATGAGTTTCAAAACTGGCTTCAAAGAGAAACATATGAGGAACGAGTTAAAGGGCAAGGCCTTATCATCTTTGGTTGGGCTCCGCAAGTTCTAGTCTTGTCCCACCCTTCTGTCGGGGGATTCTTGAATCACTGCGGATGGAACTCGACCCTGGAAGCTATTACTTCGGGCGTGCCACTCATCACTTGGCCAATGTTTGGGGAGCAATTCTTGAACGAGAGGTTAGTTGTGGATGTGCTCAAAACCGGAGTTAGAGCTGGAGTGGAGTTGCCGGTTTTGGTTGGGAGGGAAGAAGAGACAGGAGTCCAAGTGAATAGAGATGATATTGCACTGGCAATTGAGAAAGTGTTGGGTGGAGGAGAGGAGGCTGaaatgagaagaaaaagaatgaaaggtCTAGCAGAAATGGCGAGGACAGCAGTGGAGGAAGGAGGTTCATCTTTCCTCAATATTGCCAAACTAATTCAAGATGTTGCAGAGGAAACTAACACCCTGAAATCAGTCTGA